A region of [Bacteroides] pectinophilus DNA encodes the following proteins:
- the truA gene encoding tRNA pseudouridine(38-40) synthase TruA, giving the protein MRRIKLIVAYDGTKYSGWQVQNNADTIEGRLNAALSSICGENIRVIGASRTDAGVHALGNIAVFDTESRIPAEKFAYALNARLPEDIVVQKSCEVPPDYHPRHCSTIKTYEYHILNRTFRLPQMRNNTFFCHYALDLETMNEAAQYLLGEHDFKSFCSVNTQAETTVRTIYSIEVTGRSLSRDVPDSEDEDGGEKFDLDRGREIVIRVSGNGFLYNMVRIIAGTLIDAGCKRRTPLSVKEALDGCNRELAGPTAPPQGLTLIEIKHVGTKL; this is encoded by the coding sequence ATGAGACGTATAAAGCTTATAGTTGCATATGACGGAACCAAATACAGCGGATGGCAGGTGCAGAATAATGCTGATACGATTGAAGGAAGGCTTAATGCTGCGCTCAGCAGTATATGCGGCGAGAATATCCGGGTTATCGGGGCAAGCCGTACCGATGCAGGTGTACATGCACTTGGAAATATTGCTGTATTTGATACGGAATCGAGAATACCGGCAGAAAAATTTGCCTATGCGCTTAATGCCAGACTGCCGGAAGACATAGTGGTGCAGAAGTCATGCGAGGTGCCACCGGACTATCATCCGAGACATTGCAGTACAATCAAGACATACGAATACCATATACTTAACAGAACCTTCAGACTTCCGCAGATGAGGAATAATACATTTTTCTGTCATTACGCACTTGATTTGGAGACTATGAATGAGGCTGCGCAGTACCTTTTGGGTGAACATGATTTCAAGAGCTTCTGCTCTGTTAATACGCAGGCTGAGACAACGGTGCGTACGATATATTCCATTGAAGTAACCGGACGGAGTCTTAGCAGGGATGTGCCGGACAGTGAGGATGAAGACGGGGGAGAGAAGTTTGACCTTGACAGGGGACGTGAGATTGTAATCCGTGTCAGCGGCAATGGATTCCTTTATAATATGGTGCGTATAATAGCCGGAACACTCATAGATGCAGGCTGTAAGAGACGTACACCGTTAAGCGTCAAAGAGGCACTTGACGGATGCAACAGGGAGCTTGCAGGTCCAACAGCGCCGCCACAGGGACTGACGCTGATTGAGATTAAGCATGTAGGCACGAAACTATGA